One window from the genome of Microcoleus sp. bin38.metabat.b11b12b14.051 encodes:
- a CDS encoding KGG domain-containing protein, with protein sequence MAEKSKRGFASMDAEKQRAIASKGGKAAHEKGTAHEFTPEEAREAGQKGGEAVSRNREHMAQIGREGGRKSRKSEA encoded by the coding sequence ATGGCTGAGAAAAGCAAACGCGGATTCGCTTCTATGGACGCCGAAAAACAGCGCGCAATTGCTAGCAAAGGCGGAAAAGCAGCGCACGAGAAAGGAACTGCACACGAATTCACCCCTGAAGAAGCCAGAGAAGCTGGTCAAAAAGGTGGCGAAGCTGTCAGCAGAAATCGCGAACACATGGCTCAAATTGGTCGCGAAGGTGGCCGCAAAAGCCGCAAAAGCGAAGCCTAA
- a CDS encoding D-alanine--D-alanine ligase family protein, giving the protein MTKMRIGLLFGGRSGEHEVSISSARAIARALAADENASKYEVLPFYIQKDGRWLSGATPQQVLATGKPLEIESQTGEAWQFPNFNGVDVWFPVLHGPNGEDGTVQGLLKLLQVPFVGSGVLGSALGMDKIVMKMAFAQAGLPQVKYIAVNRSEIWSNPCIFPKLCDKIEAELGYPCFIKPANLGSSVGISKARSRAELEAALDSAASYDRRIIVEAGVVARELECAVLGNDNPKASTVGEISFQSDFYDYETKYTQGQSECSIPAQVSSAIVSQIQEMAVRAFLAIDAAGLGRVDFFYVESTGEVLINEINTFPGFTATSMYPQMWAHDGISFPELADRLIQLAVERHGEKA; this is encoded by the coding sequence ATGACGAAGATGCGGATCGGGCTGCTGTTCGGGGGGCGATCGGGCGAACATGAAGTCTCGATTAGTTCCGCGCGGGCGATCGCCCGCGCCCTTGCTGCTGACGAAAATGCCTCTAAATACGAAGTTCTGCCGTTTTACATCCAAAAAGACGGCCGCTGGCTGTCGGGCGCGACACCGCAACAAGTTTTAGCAACAGGAAAACCCCTGGAAATAGAGTCGCAAACAGGAGAAGCTTGGCAGTTTCCTAATTTTAATGGAGTAGATGTTTGGTTCCCAGTTTTGCACGGCCCCAACGGCGAAGACGGTACTGTGCAAGGGTTACTGAAATTATTGCAAGTTCCTTTTGTCGGTTCTGGGGTTTTGGGTTCGGCCCTGGGAATGGATAAAATTGTGATGAAAATGGCTTTTGCTCAAGCAGGTTTGCCGCAGGTAAAATACATCGCTGTCAACCGTTCTGAAATCTGGTCGAATCCTTGCATTTTTCCCAAACTGTGCGACAAAATTGAAGCCGAGTTGGGCTATCCTTGCTTTATTAAGCCAGCGAATTTAGGTTCGTCTGTGGGCATTTCTAAAGCTCGATCGCGCGCTGAGTTAGAAGCCGCTCTCGACAGCGCCGCCAGCTACGACAGGCGGATCATTGTGGAAGCGGGTGTGGTTGCTAGAGAGTTAGAATGTGCGGTTTTGGGCAACGACAACCCGAAAGCTTCAACGGTGGGAGAAATTAGTTTTCAAAGCGATTTCTACGACTACGAAACTAAATATACTCAGGGACAATCCGAATGTTCTATTCCGGCACAAGTCAGCAGTGCGATCGTCTCCCAAATCCAAGAAATGGCTGTGCGAGCATTTTTGGCTATTGATGCAGCAGGTTTAGGGCGAGTAGACTTTTTCTACGTTGAATCAACTGGAGAAGTTTTGATTAACGAAATCAACACTTTCCCCGGCTTTACAGCTACCAGTATGTATCCCCAAATGTGGGCGCATGACGGTATTTCTTTTCCGGAATTAGCAGACCGTTTAATTCAATTAGCTGTGGAACGACACGGGGAAAAAGCTTGA
- a CDS encoding CHAT domain-containing tetratricopeptide repeat protein → MNKIMGVKKFIFTQKQRLYRTCKTASRARWAVAAALFFFTAPLAVNKIYRDIPSAQAQAPTAPNLKMQAFLLNELGVKQLNQRKYREALETFQELLEVYQQIGDRAGAGRTLNSIATVYDRLEDYEKALIYYKQALAIRQKIGDKKGEGITLNGTASVYGSLGQYAQALKNYEQAIAIYRELGELERWENSLSNLAGVYRRLNLDSQAVKLYEEALVMAQNAGNKIGESVILNNLGFVYENQQKYPKALEYYQQALIAAKAAGDRGIEGTILNNIGLVYNLLGKYDRAEKILLEAIAIWDALRVGMIDADRVSNFDKQVDTYGFLQTALVAQQKTDRALEIAERGRARAFVELLTKKQSENLQNQLNVEPPTVSQIKEIAKAQNATLIEYSVISSRELYIWVIQPTGKMVFRRSNFANIDAGLGEISEVTRVAAAVDRGTPQSETILTEFVRGTREAAGAETNATNSTSTRCRGKNCLQQMYRLLIEPIADVLPANPKAKIIFIPHQSLFLVPFPALQDAEGKYLITKHTILTAPAIQILQLTRTLRQRRRENNQLPSPEKDILIVGNPEMPLIGHPPRQLAPLPGSETEAIAIAQILNTKPLIGKQATETLVKQLMLDAKIIHLATHGLLNELTENQVPGAIALAASPTDDGLLTDSEIIDLRLQAELVVLSACNTGRGRITGDGVMGLSRSLMTAGATSVVVSLWYVPDEPTSLLMMEFYRQMQANPDKAQALGQAMLTVAKEYPNSSNWAAFTLMGESD, encoded by the coding sequence ATGAACAAAATTATGGGGGTAAAAAAATTCATATTTACCCAAAAACAACGGCTGTATCGCACCTGCAAAACTGCTAGCCGCGCGCGTTGGGCTGTTGCTGCGGCGTTATTTTTTTTTACTGCTCCTTTAGCTGTGAATAAAATTTATCGTGACATCCCATCGGCTCAGGCACAAGCACCAACTGCGCCCAACTTAAAAATGCAAGCATTCCTATTAAATGAACTGGGTGTTAAGCAGTTAAATCAGCGTAAATATCGAGAAGCTTTAGAAACATTTCAAGAACTTTTAGAAGTTTACCAGCAAATCGGCGATCGCGCAGGTGCAGGTCGAACTTTAAATAGCATCGCCACAGTTTACGACCGTTTAGAAGACTACGAAAAAGCTTTAATTTATTACAAACAAGCTTTAGCTATTCGCCAAAAAATAGGCGACAAAAAAGGAGAAGGCATCACCCTCAACGGCACGGCGTCAGTTTACGGCAGTTTGGGTCAATATGCCCAAGCTTTAAAAAATTACGAGCAAGCTATAGCCATTTACAGGGAATTAGGAGAGCTTGAGAGATGGGAAAATTCTCTCAGCAATCTGGCGGGAGTTTACAGAAGGTTAAATTTAGATTCTCAAGCTGTCAAGCTCTACGAAGAAGCTTTGGTCATGGCTCAAAATGCCGGCAATAAAATTGGTGAAAGTGTTATCCTCAACAACCTGGGCTTTGTTTATGAAAATCAGCAAAAGTATCCTAAAGCTTTGGAGTATTACCAGCAAGCTTTGATTGCTGCCAAAGCCGCGGGCGATCGAGGAATTGAAGGGACAATTCTCAACAATATCGGTCTAGTTTACAATCTTTTGGGTAAGTACGATCGAGCAGAAAAAATCCTCTTGGAGGCGATCGCCATTTGGGATGCGCTGCGAGTGGGCATGATTGACGCCGATCGCGTTAGCAATTTTGACAAGCAAGTGGATACCTATGGTTTTCTGCAAACAGCCTTAGTTGCTCAGCAGAAAACCGATCGCGCCCTAGAAATTGCCGAACGGGGAAGGGCGAGAGCTTTTGTAGAGTTATTAACTAAAAAGCAGTCGGAAAATCTCCAGAATCAACTAAATGTTGAACCGCCGACTGTCAGTCAAATCAAGGAAATTGCGAAAGCACAAAATGCGACATTAATTGAGTATTCTGTAATTAGCAGTCGCGAATTATATATTTGGGTGATTCAGCCTACTGGTAAGATGGTTTTTCGCCGCAGCAACTTCGCTAATATAGATGCAGGTTTGGGAGAAATTTCTGAAGTGACGAGAGTTGCGGCTGCTGTTGATAGGGGAACACCACAATCTGAGACTATTCTGACAGAGTTCGTGCGCGGCACCCGCGAAGCTGCGGGCGCAGAAACTAACGCTACTAACAGCACTTCTACTCGCTGTCGGGGTAAAAATTGTTTGCAGCAAATGTATCGACTGTTGATTGAACCGATTGCTGATGTATTGCCGGCAAATCCCAAAGCAAAAATTATTTTTATTCCCCATCAATCTCTGTTTTTGGTTCCCTTTCCTGCTTTGCAAGATGCAGAGGGAAAATATTTAATCACCAAACATACTATTTTGACAGCGCCAGCAATTCAAATATTGCAGTTAACTCGAACACTGAGACAGCGCAGGCGAGAAAACAATCAATTACCGTCGCCAGAAAAAGACATATTGATAGTAGGAAATCCAGAAATGCCTTTGATTGGCCATCCGCCGCGGCAGTTAGCGCCACTTCCGGGATCGGAAACAGAAGCGATCGCGATCGCGCAAATTCTCAACACCAAACCCCTAATTGGCAAACAAGCGACTGAAACCTTGGTTAAGCAACTGATGCTGGATGCTAAAATTATTCACTTGGCAACTCACGGCTTGCTCAATGAATTGACAGAGAATCAAGTACCGGGGGCGATCGCCCTGGCTGCATCTCCAACGGATGACGGTTTGCTGACGGACAGCGAAATCATAGATTTGCGACTGCAAGCTGAATTAGTGGTACTGAGTGCCTGCAATACTGGTAGAGGTAGGATTACTGGCGACGGCGTGATGGGATTGTCTCGATCTCTGATGACTGCGGGTGCTACGAGTGTTGTTGTCTCGCTTTGGTATGTTCCAGATGAGCCTACCAGTTTGTTAATGATGGAGTTTTATCGCCAAATGCAGGCAAATCCCGACAAGGCGCAAGCACTGGGCCAAGCCATGCTCACAGTGGCGAAGGAATATCCTAACTCTAGCAACTGGGCGGCATTTACTCTAATGGGAGAATCAGATTAA
- the nfi gene encoding deoxyribonuclease V (cleaves DNA at apurinic or apyrimidinic sites) has translation MLQRHPWPQTIEEAIAIQEQLRSEVITENQLGTVRYIAGVDVGYDSADNVSLAAVTVLSFPDLQLQQQAVVRSPTAFPYLPGFLSFREVPAVLDALEKISLRPDLILCDGQGLAHPRRFGLACHLGVLTGIATIGVAKTRFIGEHSEVGFERGSWQPLLHEGSTVGAALRTQTGIKPIYVSIGHKVNLITAIEYVLHSAPRYRLPETTRSADHLTSG, from the coding sequence ATGTTGCAGCGACACCCTTGGCCGCAGACAATTGAAGAGGCGATCGCCATTCAAGAACAGCTCCGGTCAGAGGTAATTACCGAAAATCAACTGGGGACAGTTCGGTATATCGCAGGCGTAGATGTCGGCTACGACAGCGCAGACAACGTATCGTTGGCGGCTGTAACAGTTCTGAGCTTTCCCGACTTGCAATTACAGCAGCAGGCTGTGGTTCGCAGTCCGACAGCTTTTCCTTACCTTCCCGGTTTCCTGTCTTTTCGAGAAGTGCCGGCAGTCCTCGACGCTTTAGAAAAAATCAGTTTGAGACCAGACTTGATCTTGTGCGACGGTCAAGGACTAGCCCATCCCCGCAGGTTCGGTCTTGCGTGCCACTTGGGAGTTTTGACAGGAATTGCAACGATCGGAGTTGCCAAAACTAGATTTATCGGAGAACATTCAGAAGTAGGGTTCGAGCGGGGCAGTTGGCAGCCCTTGCTGCACGAGGGATCAACCGTAGGAGCAGCACTAAGGACGCAAACAGGGATCAAACCGATTTATGTATCGATCGGTCATAAGGTAAACTTGATAACGGCGATCGAGTACGTCCTGCACAGCGCGCCGAGATATCGCTTGCCAGAAACAACTCGATCGGCAGATCACCTAACATCAGGATAA
- a CDS encoding AI-2E family transporter, translating to MRRLTKLPPWWTYGLLFPLAVLNCWLALLVFEYFRALITVLVVATVFSFLLDYPVRFLRRYGLKRDRAVLAVLFLTLLILVVLGVTLAPILLNQITELATRLPSWIVSGTEQIEAFHKWAENRRLPIDVSGLTTQLSDRLSTQLQSLTGEILKFGLGAADSLVNFLLTIVLTFYLLLHGDRLWEGLFKWFPSKLSLQLRQLLARSFHNYFVGQATLAGLMGLSMTVAFLILRVPFGLLFGLGVGVMTMIPFGAPFSICVVSLLITLNNFWLGVTLLAVATVIEQVIESGVAPRLLGGFIGLNPVWILVSLLIGVKVAGIAGLLVAVPMAGFIKNTVDTWETSKNKSMEMDAISSIEPAEL from the coding sequence ATGAGACGTTTGACTAAACTGCCGCCTTGGTGGACTTACGGACTGTTATTTCCTCTAGCGGTACTCAACTGCTGGTTAGCCCTCCTAGTATTTGAATATTTTCGCGCGCTGATTACCGTTTTGGTAGTCGCGACAGTGTTCTCTTTTTTGCTAGATTATCCAGTACGCTTTCTCCGCAGATACGGTTTGAAGCGCGATCGCGCGGTGTTGGCGGTATTATTCTTAACTTTGCTGATCTTGGTGGTTTTGGGTGTCACTCTGGCTCCGATTCTGTTGAACCAAATTACTGAACTCGCCACGCGACTACCGAGTTGGATAGTTTCTGGTACAGAGCAGATTGAAGCATTCCACAAGTGGGCGGAAAATCGCCGTCTCCCCATTGATGTTAGCGGTTTGACTACGCAATTGAGCGATCGACTTTCAACTCAATTGCAGTCTCTCACGGGTGAAATTCTCAAATTTGGCTTGGGTGCGGCCGACAGTCTGGTGAATTTTCTGCTCACCATAGTCCTGACATTTTACTTGCTCTTGCACGGCGATCGGCTGTGGGAAGGATTGTTTAAGTGGTTTCCCTCCAAACTGAGCCTGCAATTGCGGCAGTTGCTAGCGCGAAGCTTCCACAACTACTTCGTCGGCCAAGCAACTTTGGCCGGTTTAATGGGATTGTCAATGACTGTGGCTTTTTTAATTTTGCGAGTTCCTTTCGGATTGCTGTTCGGTTTGGGTGTGGGGGTAATGACAATGATTCCCTTCGGAGCGCCTTTCAGCATTTGCGTTGTCAGTTTGCTGATCACATTAAACAATTTTTGGCTCGGAGTCACGCTTTTAGCTGTCGCTACAGTCATCGAGCAAGTAATTGAAAGCGGGGTGGCTCCTCGATTGTTAGGGGGTTTTATCGGTCTCAATCCCGTGTGGATTTTAGTGTCGCTGTTAATTGGGGTGAAGGTGGCGGGAATAGCAGGTTTGTTAGTTGCTGTACCGATGGCTGGTTTTATTAAAAATACTGTTGATACTTGGGAAACTTCCAAGAACAAGTCGATGGAAATGGATGCTATTAGTTCCATTGAACCGGCTGAATTATAA
- the miaB gene encoding tRNA (N6-isopentenyl adenosine(37)-C2)-methylthiotransferase MiaB, whose amino-acid sequence MTVKPRRYHITTFGCQMNKADSERMAGILENMGFEFSEDPNDASLILYNTCTIRDNAEQRVYSNLGRQAHRKRQEPGLTLVVAGCVAQQEGEALLRRVPELDLVMGPQHANRLEDLLEQVFQGNQVVATEAVEIMEDITKPRRDSKVTAWVNVIYGCNERCTYCVVPNVRGVEQSRMPEAIRAEMEDLGRQGYKEVTLLGQNIDAYGRDLPGTKPDGSNQHTLTDLLYFLRDVPGVDRLRFATSHPRYFNERLIKACAELPQVCEHFHVPFQSGDNEILKAMSRGYTQEKYLRIVDMIRRYMPDASITADAIVGFPGETEAQFEKTLKLIEDVGFDLVNTAAYSPRPGTPAALWENQLSEEVKADRLQRINHVVTTTAMERSQRYFDRTEEVLVEVQNLKDPTQVMGRTRGNRLTFFKGDIAQLAGKIVRVKITDIRAFSLTGEMVSVDS is encoded by the coding sequence ATGACCGTTAAACCCCGCCGCTATCACATCACTACTTTCGGATGCCAGATGAATAAAGCCGATTCGGAACGGATGGCTGGCATTCTGGAAAATATGGGCTTTGAATTCTCGGAAGACCCGAATGACGCTAGTTTGATTCTCTACAATACTTGCACGATTCGCGACAATGCTGAACAAAGAGTTTATTCTAACCTCGGAAGGCAAGCTCATCGCAAGCGCCAAGAACCTGGTTTGACTTTGGTTGTAGCTGGATGCGTGGCGCAGCAGGAAGGTGAAGCGCTGTTGCGTAGAGTGCCGGAATTAGATTTAGTAATGGGCCCGCAACACGCTAACCGACTTGAAGATTTGCTGGAACAAGTTTTTCAGGGAAATCAAGTTGTAGCGACGGAAGCTGTGGAGATTATGGAGGATATTACTAAGCCTCGCCGCGACAGCAAGGTGACTGCTTGGGTAAATGTAATTTATGGCTGCAACGAACGCTGCACTTATTGTGTTGTGCCGAATGTTCGCGGGGTTGAACAGTCACGAATGCCGGAGGCTATTCGCGCTGAAATGGAGGATTTGGGCCGTCAAGGTTACAAGGAAGTGACTTTGTTGGGGCAGAATATTGATGCTTACGGGCGCGATTTGCCGGGGACAAAACCGGATGGCAGCAATCAGCATACTTTGACTGATTTGCTTTATTTTTTGCGGGATGTTCCTGGTGTCGATCGCCTGCGGTTTGCTACTAGCCACCCGCGCTATTTTAATGAACGATTGATTAAGGCTTGTGCGGAGTTACCGCAGGTTTGCGAACATTTTCATGTGCCTTTTCAGTCGGGTGATAATGAGATTTTGAAGGCGATGTCTCGGGGTTATACTCAGGAGAAATATCTGCGAATTGTGGATATGATTCGCCGTTATATGCCGGATGCTTCGATTACGGCTGATGCGATTGTGGGTTTCCCGGGGGAAACGGAGGCTCAGTTTGAGAAGACTTTGAAGTTGATCGAAGATGTGGGTTTTGATTTGGTGAATACTGCTGCTTATTCGCCTCGCCCGGGGACGCCTGCTGCTTTGTGGGAAAATCAGTTGAGTGAGGAGGTGAAGGCCGATCGCCTGCAACGCATCAATCATGTGGTGACGACAACCGCTATGGAGCGATCGCAGCGCTATTTCGATCGCACTGAGGAGGTTTTGGTGGAAGTCCAAAATCTGAAAGATCCAACTCAGGTGATGGGGCGCACTCGCGGCAATCGCCTGACATTTTTTAAGGGCGATATTGCACAATTGGCAGGAAAAATTGTGCGTGTTAAAATTACTGATATTCGCGCTTTTAGTTTGACTGGAGAAATGGTTTCAGTTGACAGTTGA
- a CDS encoding FHA domain-containing protein, with amino-acid sequence MTNQLTLAWTEAGVRQTRTIQHGQPTKNPGTLRLGRDPAKCDVVFSDSSVSGLHVEIFFNQELQEYAVRNLRPSNPPLLDGKIIAQGEAKLNSGSRIHLGQVEIEVVEVLAAAVASPLTVLLSAPAAESSSPPTQPSAYGLQCPKCSRISPYAELSAGCPWCGTSLAAAASVVL; translated from the coding sequence ATGACAAACCAGCTCACTTTAGCATGGACAGAGGCTGGGGTACGTCAAACTCGAACGATTCAACACGGACAGCCGACCAAAAATCCCGGTACCCTGAGACTCGGGCGAGATCCGGCGAAGTGCGATGTAGTATTTTCCGATTCGAGCGTATCTGGGCTGCACGTCGAAATATTTTTTAATCAAGAATTGCAGGAGTATGCTGTGCGAAATTTGCGCCCCAGCAACCCGCCCCTGCTAGACGGAAAAATTATCGCCCAAGGAGAAGCAAAATTGAATTCGGGAAGCCGCATTCATTTAGGCCAGGTAGAAATCGAGGTGGTGGAAGTATTGGCGGCTGCGGTGGCGAGCCCCCTGACTGTTTTGCTTTCGGCGCCTGCTGCTGAAAGTTCTTCCCCGCCGACGCAGCCTTCAGCCTACGGTTTGCAGTGTCCCAAGTGCAGCCGAATTTCGCCTTACGCGGAGTTGAGTGCGGGGTGTCCGTGGTGCGGCACTTCTCTGGCAGCGGCCGCGAGCGTGGTACTATAA
- a CDS encoding DNA cytosine methyltransferase, which produces MYRSPCIFSFFSGSGFLDLGFELSGFNVAYVNEIFPPFMQAYRYSRQCLNLPLPEYGYCEAEEADITQLVGGKPASRLRELMQDARQHHDIVGFIAGPPCPDFSIGGKNRGQEGDKGKLSASYIELICQQQPDFFLFENVKGLWRTKKHKAFYDELKHKLADAGYFFVERLINAIEYGVPQDRDRIILIGFSKNLVTNLGISIDKTSPMLPESLFPWETQLLHPKSDVFCHPWSKRNAFVQDGFLPCPDGITPELTVEFWFQKNDVLNHPNAEHYFQPRAGIKRFAEVDEGDDSKKSFKRLHRWRYSPTACYGNNEVHLHPYKVRRLSVAEALAIQSLPKEFALPNNMTLTNMFKTVGNGVPYLASKGIAQTIFIFLHRQYGR; this is translated from the coding sequence ATGTACCGTTCTCCCTGTATATTCTCCTTTTTTTCCGGTTCAGGATTCCTCGACCTCGGTTTTGAATTAAGCGGCTTTAATGTAGCGTATGTCAATGAAATTTTCCCACCTTTCATGCAAGCATACCGCTACTCTCGGCAGTGTCTGAATTTGCCGTTACCAGAATATGGATACTGCGAAGCAGAGGAAGCAGATATCACTCAACTTGTAGGGGGAAAACCAGCTTCTCGGCTGCGGGAATTAATGCAGGATGCCCGCCAGCATCACGATATTGTGGGATTTATCGCGGGGCCGCCTTGTCCTGACTTTTCTATTGGCGGCAAAAACCGAGGTCAGGAAGGAGATAAAGGCAAACTTTCAGCTTCGTACATTGAATTGATTTGTCAACAGCAGCCGGATTTCTTTTTGTTTGAAAATGTCAAAGGTTTGTGGAGAACAAAAAAGCATAAAGCTTTTTATGACGAACTCAAGCATAAGTTGGCTGATGCGGGATATTTTTTTGTGGAACGTTTAATAAATGCGATCGAATACGGCGTCCCACAAGATAGAGACCGAATTATTTTGATTGGCTTTAGCAAAAATCTTGTCACAAATCTGGGTATTTCCATAGATAAAACTAGCCCAATGTTACCTGAAAGTTTATTTCCCTGGGAAACCCAGCTATTACATCCTAAATCAGACGTTTTTTGTCATCCTTGGTCTAAAAGAAATGCTTTTGTACAAGATGGTTTCTTGCCTTGTCCCGATGGCATTACTCCAGAATTAACAGTTGAGTTTTGGTTCCAAAAAAATGATGTTCTCAATCATCCCAATGCTGAACATTATTTTCAACCTAGAGCAGGTATTAAAAGGTTTGCAGAGGTCGATGAAGGAGATGATTCAAAAAAATCTTTTAAGCGTTTGCACCGCTGGCGGTATTCGCCGACTGCTTGTTATGGGAATAACGAAGTTCACTTGCATCCTTACAAAGTTCGCAGGCTTTCGGTTGCAGAAGCACTAGCTATCCAGTCACTACCAAAAGAGTTTGCGCTGCCGAATAATATGACACTGACTAATATGTTTAAAACTGTGGGTAATGGAGTTCCTTATTTGGCATCTAAAGGTATTGCTCAAACAATTTTTATATTTTTGCATAGACAATATGGTCGTTGA
- a CDS encoding FHA domain-containing protein has product MNPQTLHLRLTWKDTKTGDCRSPILELPIALGRIFEGMPATIDGRRVSRIPLKSSQVSRFHAVIATEGDKIVVTDTGSRNGTFVNGTRQTRCVLANGDMLQIGPYTIAISFTVNSTESPSVNSHIFFNPQTNGPDPALGPQIVSLPQTNSREEFPPIAFLQANQVTMRSLQSMGFPVAEEVDWAAVGGGLGSLIWVDLLRICGVKADRIAVLGMEEQPYARYRRLCLNSQIPLRERLRSNSDSCPDNIWGWPPYALREAWQELLKGRLGISLKLMWQVFAEPTFAETYTPHADNVFDSIDRETVRIGWNQMFRYGRVRAIRQTDDGRYAIAYSRSNANERDRAFLIAKYVHLATGYPAIQFLPDLQAYRETTQDFESVVNAYESHDGVYEKLEARGGTVLIRGRGIVASRVVQRIYEARQRNANIQVLHLMRSPKPQGNKFDRAQRNVENHYEFQPFNWPKACWGGELRALLETAKPELRPQLLADWGGTTTAQRSDWRRIVKQGLSQGWYQITFGEVERVERDSQNRTVTYIREKELKGQIKLEADFIIDATGLDAKVKTSPLLEDLVIQYNLPLNNLGRLSVNNDFEVPELRNASPNNGEGRVYTAGAITLGGPYAPVDSFLGLQYAALRSVESLAANGAPGVGKLSIWRSFVQWLKWILNKSPG; this is encoded by the coding sequence ATGAATCCTCAAACCTTGCACCTGCGACTGACTTGGAAAGATACAAAGACGGGGGATTGTCGCTCTCCGATACTCGAATTGCCGATTGCTTTGGGACGAATTTTTGAAGGTATGCCCGCCACGATCGACGGGCGACGAGTTTCTCGAATTCCCCTCAAAAGCAGTCAAGTTTCTCGGTTTCATGCTGTGATTGCCACCGAAGGCGACAAGATTGTAGTCACTGACACGGGCAGCCGTAACGGTACTTTTGTCAACGGCACCCGCCAAACCCGATGCGTGCTGGCCAACGGCGATATGCTACAAATCGGCCCCTACACGATCGCCATTTCATTTACTGTTAATTCCACAGAAAGCCCATCTGTGAATTCTCACATTTTCTTTAACCCGCAAACCAATGGGCCAGACCCCGCGTTGGGGCCGCAAATTGTGTCGCTTCCTCAAACAAATAGTAGGGAAGAATTTCCGCCGATCGCATTTTTGCAGGCAAATCAAGTGACAATGCGATCGCTCCAATCTATGGGATTCCCTGTTGCAGAAGAAGTTGATTGGGCTGCTGTTGGCGGCGGTTTGGGCAGCTTGATTTGGGTGGATTTGCTGAGAATTTGCGGCGTGAAAGCCGATCGAATTGCGGTTTTGGGTATGGAAGAGCAGCCCTACGCGCGCTACCGCCGTTTGTGCCTGAATTCTCAAATTCCGCTGCGAGAGCGCCTGCGATCGAATTCTGACTCGTGTCCGGACAACATTTGGGGCTGGCCTCCCTACGCTCTGCGGGAAGCTTGGCAAGAATTGCTCAAAGGGCGACTGGGAATATCGCTGAAGTTGATGTGGCAGGTATTTGCCGAACCGACTTTTGCCGAAACCTATACGCCGCACGCCGACAATGTGTTTGATTCGATTGACAGGGAAACTGTGCGTATCGGGTGGAATCAGATGTTTCGCTACGGGAGAGTGCGGGCGATTCGCCAGACAGATGACGGCAGGTACGCGATCGCGTATTCTCGATCGAATGCCAACGAGCGCGATCGAGCTTTTTTAATCGCCAAATACGTACACTTAGCCACCGGCTATCCCGCCATTCAATTTTTGCCCGACTTGCAAGCCTACCGCGAAACAACCCAGGATTTTGAGTCAGTTGTCAACGCTTACGAAAGCCACGACGGCGTTTATGAAAAATTGGAGGCCAGGGGCGGCACCGTGTTAATTAGAGGGCGGGGAATTGTAGCTTCGCGGGTGGTGCAGCGAATTTATGAAGCGCGACAGCGAAATGCCAACATTCAAGTATTGCATTTGATGCGATCGCCCAAACCCCAAGGTAACAAATTCGATCGGGCTCAGAGAAACGTCGAAAATCACTATGAATTTCAACCTTTCAACTGGCCCAAAGCCTGCTGGGGCGGGGAACTGCGCGCACTTTTGGAAACAGCAAAACCGGAATTGCGCCCGCAGTTGCTAGCAGACTGGGGCGGTACTACCACCGCCCAGCGCAGCGACTGGCGGCGGATTGTCAAACAAGGTTTAAGTCAAGGATGGTATCAAATCACCTTCGGCGAAGTCGAGCGAGTCGAGCGCGACAGTCAAAACCGCACGGTGACTTACATTCGGGAGAAGGAACTCAAGGGGCAAATTAAGCTAGAAGCTGATTTTATCATTGACGCTACGGGTTTGGACGCTAAGGTAAAAACCAGCCCTCTCCTAGAGGATTTGGTAATTCAATACAATCTCCCCCTCAATAATTTGGGGCGTTTGAGCGTTAACAACGATTTTGAAGTGCCCGAATTACGCAATGCTTCCCCCAACAATGGAGAAGGGCGGGTGTACACGGCGGGCGCGATTACTTTGGGGGGGCCTTACGCGCCCGTAGACAGCTTTTTGGGCTTGCAATACGCGGCCCTGCGTTCCGTTGAAAGTCTGGCAGCCAATGGAGCTCCGGGTGTTGGGAAATTGAGCATTTGGCGATCGTTCGTGCAATGGTTAAAGTGGATTTTAAATAAATCTCCCGGCTAA